From the archaeon BMS3Bbin15 genome, the window AAAATATCTCACAGTTAGCATCCGGGTAAATTAGTGAAGTGAACTACCCACGACTAAATTCGTGGGCTTCCTGAGTCATAGGTGGAACTTGTGCTAGACCTCGAACAGGCATCAAATCGGTGTATCCCAACCCTACTTTTATCATTCCTCTGTGTAATATATTTATGGCAGCATTAACATGTCTATCAAGAATTAACCCACAGTAAGGACAGTTATGTATTTTAATATTAAGGATTTTCTTGACTATTTTACCACACGAGGAGCATTCTTGAGACGTGTTTTTAGGATTTACAAAAGTTACTACTTTACCGGCCCATTCTGCCTTGTATGCAGTGAACGATTGCAACATATTCCATGACACGTCTGATATGGATTTAGCTAAATGATGATTTCTAAGCATGTTTTTTATCTTCAAATCTTCAAAGGCAATAAAATCGTATTGA encodes:
- a CDS encoding putative transposase DNA-binding domain protein — protein: MLRNHHLAKSISDVSWNMLQSFTAYKAEWAGKVVTFVNPKNTSQECSSCGKIVKKILNIKIHNCPYCGLILDRHVNAAINILHRGMIKVGLGYTDLMPVRGLAQVPPMTQEAHEFSRG